Proteins encoded within one genomic window of Humulus lupulus chromosome 1, drHumLupu1.1, whole genome shotgun sequence:
- the LOC133796051 gene encoding zinc finger protein ZAT10-like, translating into MALEALNSPTTANPFSTYNQDAETLQFHEPWIKRKRSKRPRLEQDHPSPPSEEEYLALCLIMLARSGGSATSSPPANSSSSAQGPAHDGGAHRLPPQPPSLKLSYKCSVCNKAFTSYQALGGHKASHRKSSNSSSDGAATAAADNVSTTTVSTTVPASSGRTHECSICHKTFPTGQALGGHKRCHYDGGSGNSASGGGVTSSEGAASSMSHSHSHNQSQISQRGFDLNMPALPEFWPGFTIEVNNKKSQLSGIDQEVESPLPMKKPRLSNLEDFGVSRN; encoded by the coding sequence atggCCTTAGAAGCTCTCAATTCTCCAACCACGGCTAACCCATTCTCCACCTACAACCAAGACGCCGAGACTCTCCAATTCCACGAGCCATGGATCAAGCGCAAGCGCTCCAAGCGCCCACGTCTCGAACAAGACCACCCTTCGCCGCCATCCGAAGAAGAGTACCTTGCTCTCTGCCTAATCATGCTCGCTCGTAGCGGTGGTTCCGCCACCTCTTCCCCGCCTGCCAACTCCTCATCTTCCGCTCAGGGACCCGCTCACGATGGTGGAGCTCATCGCCTACCTCCGCAGCCGCCATCTCTGAAGCTTTCTTACAAGTGCAGCGTATGTAACAAGGCTTTTACTTCTTACCAGGCCCTCGGCGGCCATAAGGCTAGCCACCGTAAATCATCCAACTCCTCCTCTGATGGCGCCGCCACCGCCGCCGCTGATAACGTTTCCACGACTACTGTTTCTACAACTGTCCCAGCTTCCAGTGGTAGGACCCACGAGTGCTCCATCTGCCACAAGACCTTCCCCACCGGACAGGCTTTGGGCGGTCACAAGCGGTGCCACTATGACGGTGGAAGTGGAAATAGTGCCTCTGGGGGTGGCGTTACGTCATCTGAAGGTGCCGCTTCGAGCAtgagccacagccacagccataACCAGAGTCAGATCAGTCAACGGGGTTTCGACCTTAATATGCCGGCTTTGCCGGAATTCTGGCCTGGTTTTACAATTGAAGTGAACAACAAGAAAAGTCAACTTTCCGGCATCGACCAAGAGGTGGAGAGCCCCTTGCCGATGAAGAAACCACGGTTGTCGAATCTGGAAGACTTCGGTGTTTCACGGAACTGA